A segment of the Serratia fonticola genome:
GATGCCCATTATTTACACGCCAACCGTGGGCGAAGCCTGTGAGCACTTCTCCGATATCTACCGGCGTGCGCGCGGGTTATTTATCTCCTACCCGAATCGTGATCGCATTGACGATATGCTGCAGAATGCCACCAAGCAGAACGTTAAAGTGATCGTGGTGACAGACGGCGAGCGCATTCTCGGGTTGGGTGATCAGGGTATCGGTGGTATGGGGATCCCGATCGGTAAACTCTCGCTGTATACCGCCTGTGGCGGGATCAGCCCGGCCTATACGCTGCCGGTGGTGCTGGACGTGGGCACCAACAATCCGCAACGCCTCAACGATCCGCTGTATATGGGCTGGCGTCACCCGCGTATTTCGGGCGATGAATATCATGCCTTTGTTGAGGAGTTCATTCAGGCGGTTAAACGCCGTTGGCCAAATGTGTTGCTGCAGTTCGAAGACTTTGCCCAGAACAACGCTACGCCACTGCTTAATCGCTACCGTGACGAGCTATGCTGCTTCAATGACGACATTCAAGGTACCGCTGCCGTGACGCTGGGCAGCCTGATTGCCGCCAGCCGCGCCGCAGGTAGCCAGTTACGCGATCAAACCGTGACCTTCCTGGGTGCCGGTTCTGCGGGTTGTGGCATCGCCGAGCAGATCATTGCACAGATGAAATCCGAGGGCCTGAGCGAAGAAGAAGCCCGTGCCCGTGTCTTTATGGTTGACCGCTTTGGCCTGCTGACCGACAAATTGCCGAACCTGCTCGATTTCCAGAGCAAGCTGGTGCAGAAAAGTGAAAACCTGGCGCAATGGCAGGTAGAAAGCGATGCTATCTCGCTGCTGGAAGTAGTGCGCAACGCTAAACCCACCATTCTGATCGGCGTGTCCGGCCAGCCGGGGTTGTTTACCGAAGAACTGATCCGCGAAATGCACAAGCATTGCCCACGTCCGATCGTTATGCCGCTATCCAACCCAACATCACGTGTGGAAGCCCGTCCGGAAGATATCATCAACTGGACAGAAGGTGCTGCGCTGGTCGCCACCGGCAGCCCATTCTCACCGGTAACTTATAAAGAGCAACAGTTCCCGATTGCCCAGTGCAACAACTCTTATATCTTCCCAGGAATTGGCCTTGGCGTTCTGGCTGCGGGGGCAACACGCGTGACCGATACCATGCTGATGGCCGCCAGCCGTGCACTGGCAGACTGTTCACCGCTGGCTACCGATGGCCACGGCGCATTGCTGCCAAATATCGACGATATTCAAGGCGTGTCCAAGTGCATTGCCATGGAGGTGGGTAAGGCCGCGCAACTGCAAGGCGTCGCGGTAGTGACCTCGGAAGAAGCGCTCTCCAAAGCTATTGAACACAACTTCTGGCGCCCGCAGTACCGCAGCTACAAACGCACCTCGTTCTAAATCTGTGCGCGGGGTCTGGCTTGCCGACCCCGCTATTCTCTCTACGCAGTAAACAACTGCTGAAAAATACAGCGCCCTCCCCAAGGAACACCGAGCACCGCTTGCGTCAGCCGGACAGGTAAAGTAGCCTTGGAGCTTACTTAAGCAATCGTGCGCGCAAGGCAACAACATGTGGAAACGCCTGATAATTAGCCTGTTGATCATCATTTCGGTGTTGATGCTAGCGGCTATCGCGCTCGACCGCTGGATCAGTTGGAAAACCGCGCCTTACGTTTACGATGAACTGCAGGAGTTGCCACACCGCCAGGTAGGCGTGGTGCTCGGCACCGCCAAATATTATCGCACCGGGGTGATAAACCAGTATTACCGTTACCGCATTCAGGGAGCGATCAACGCCTATAATAGCGGCAAGGTGAAGTACCTGCTGTTAAGCGGGGATAACGCCCAGCAGAGCTACAATGAACCCATGACCATGCGCCGCGATCTGATCGCCGCCGGGGTTGCTCCAAGCGATATCGTGCTCGACTATGCCGGGTTCCGCACTCTCGATTCCATCGTGCGTACCCGCAAGGTATTCGACACCAACGATTTTATTATTATCACCCAGCGTTTCCACTGCGAGCGGGCGCTGTTTATCGCCCTACATATGGGCATTCAGGCCCAGTGTTATGCGGTGCCGTCCCCCAAAGACATGATGACAGTGCGTGCCAGGGAGATTTTTGCCCGCCTTGGCGCGTTGACCGATCTGTATATTCTCAAGCGCGAGCCCCGTTTCCTTGGCCCGTTGATCCCGATCTCTTCCATACATAACGTGCCGGAAGATGCACCGGGTTATCCGGCGGTATCGCCAGAGCAGGTAGTGGAATTGGAGCATAAACTGGCGGCGGAAAAAGCAAAGACCCAGCAGAAAAAGCGCTGAGCCCTGATGCTACTGTGAACGGCAATTGTAAGGCCCTGCACCCACCCGCACCTACGCTCAACGTCAACACCCGGATCTGCTAGCACTGGGCCATCTCTACATTGATGTTGATAACCGTGCTGCACATTCCACGCTTGGTAAGATGAGCACGGGTGTTGAAGCCATTGAAGGCGCCGAATGCAGACGCGGCGCATAGGCAAAAACGCCAGGGAGGGCGTTTTTAGGCGAGATGAACAGGGACGTGAATCGCAGCCGGCCGTGATGCGCGGTGGCGGAGTGAGACAAATCTGCCGGGAGCAGATTTGAACGCTGCTTGCAGCGGCCCCGAAGGGGCGAGGCCCAGGACGGGCCGAGTAATAGCGCGCAGCGGCCGCCTGATTTGGCGAAGGCGCGGATTGCAAAGGGTTCCGCCTTGAACCCTTTGCTCGGGCGCCGTCAGCGGGGGTCAATAAGACAACAAGAGGATAGCGGCCGAAACCTCTCGTGATTACCAGGAAATACGGAGAAAGCGGTCATAAGGGGCATCACCGTTCTCTCTGTCACATTTAACTTTGTCAGCAGTCTGAACAACCAGCATTCGCTCGCCGTTGGAGATAAATGACAAAGTATTTTTTAACCCGAGATACCCGGGCTTAGCGCTTCGATGGCTTACGCCACGACGCCCCCATCGCTACGTTCTCCCTAATATCTGACTTTCTCAGCAATCTGAAACGGCCAGCTTTCGCTGGCCGTTGTCATCAATAGATACCTATTTTTTCTTGGCGTATTTCAATGAATCCAAGGCTACCGCGAAGATAATAATGCCGCCCTTGATAATGTACTGCCAGTAAGGGTTAACGCCGATATAGGTCAGGCCATAGTTGATGACGGTAAAGATAATGACCCCGGTCACCACCCCCAGCACCGTTCCTACCCCACCGGCGAACGACACCCCACCGACCACACAGGCGGCGATGGCATCCAGTTCATACATAAAGCCAAGGTTGTTGGTGGCACTACCGATACGGCCCGCCTCCAGCAAACCACCGAAGGCGTAAAACACACCGGACAGCGCATAAATCATGATCAGGTTCAGCGGCACGTTAACACCAGAGACTTTCGCTGCTTCCGGGTTACCGCCGATGGCGAAAATATTCTTGCCGAAGCGGGTTTTATTCCACAGGATCCAGACAAAAATAATGGCAATAATAGCGTAGAAGGTAATATACGACAGCTTGAAGTCACCGAAGCGCAAGAACCCCTGCGCAAAGCTGGAGAATTTCGGATCAAACCCCGCCACCGGTGAAGCCCCCACGAAATCGTAATACAGCGAGTTGATGCCGTAGACGATAATCATGGTGCCCAGGGTAGTGATAAACGGCGTCACGTTGAGGTAAGCGATAATCAGGCCGTTCACCAGACCAATAACCGCACCCACAGCACAAACCAGCAGGATCACCAACGGGATCGACCAGGTTTCCATATGCGGGAACACTTTATTGACGTTATCCATCGACTGCAACAAGGTGGCCGCAATCACCGCCGCCAACCCCACCTGACGCCCGGCGGAAAGGTCTGTCCCCTGCGTCACGATCAACCCGGCCACCCCCAGAGCAATAATAATTCGCACGGAAGATTGGGTCAGAATATTACTCAGGTTTATCAAGCTTAAAAACGTTGGATCCTGGATAATAATAATGGCCAACAGCACCAGTAAGACCACATAAATGCCACCTTCTTTAAAATAGGTGAACAACGTTTTTTTATTCAGCGCACTCATAGTTACGTTCCTTAAAGATGCAAGGAGGCTAATCGCAATATTTCATTTTGCGAGGTCTGTTTGGTATTCACGATGCCCGCAACCTGACCATTACTCATCACCAATATTCTGTCGGTTATTCCCAAAAGCTCCGGCATTTCAGAAGAGATAATAATGATCCCCTTGCCCTTCTTCGCCAATTCCGTCATTAACTGATAAATTTCAAACTTGGCCCCCACGTCAATACCGCGTGTAGGCTCATCCATCATCAAGATTTCCGGCTGTGTCAGCAGCCAGCGGCCAATAATCACTTTCTGTTGGTTGCCGCCGGAAAGCGAACCGATATGGGTACGATGCCCTGGCGTTTTCACCCGCATGGCATCGATCACCCATTGGGTATCGCTTTTCATCCGGGTATTATCCAGCAATCCTATCTTGTTCTTGTAATGACGGATATTGGAGATCAGTGAGTTAAAACCAATATCCAGATAGGCGTAAATACCGGTCGAACGGCGCTCTTCCGTCACCAGCGCAAACCCATGGTTGATGGCTTCGTTAGCACTGTTATTGTGGATATTCTTGCCATGCAATTTGATGGTGCCACTCACTTTCTCGCGAATACCAAACAGCGTCTCCACGATATCGGTACGCTTGGCGCCTACCAGGCCAGCAATGCCCAGGATCTCCCCCTGATGCAAATCAAAAGAGATGTCACGAATCGAAGGCTGGCGCAGCGAAGTCAGGTTCTTCACCTCCAGTATGACTTCTCCCGGCGTATTCTGGCGATCGGGAAAGCGCTGGCTCAGTGAACGGCCGACCATCATTGAGATAATCTTGTCCATATCCAGGCCTTCCAGCGGTTGAGTAGCAATCCACTGGCCATCACGCAAGACGGTGATTTCATCGCACAGCTGGAAAATCTCTTCCATCTTGTGCGAGATATAGACAATACCGCAGCCACGATCTTTCAGCTTGCGGATAATAGTAAACAGATGGTTGACCTCTTTCTCCGTCAGCGAAGACGTGGGCTCATCCATAATGACAATCTTGGCGTTGTAGGAGAACGCCTTGGCAATTTCGATCATCTGCATCTGTGATACCGACAGCGTCCCCACTTTGGCTCGGGGGTCAATATCAATATCCAGTTCGTCGAATATTTCTTGCGTGTCTTTATACATTTTGTCCTGATCGACAAACAGGCCTTTGGTGGGATAACGCCCCAGCCACATGTTGTCCATCACGGTTCGTTGCAGCACCAGGTTTAATTCCTGATGTACCATGGAAACACCGTGTTCCAGCGCTTCTTTAGAGCTCTTGAAGTCAATTTCCTGCCCCTGGAACAGAATGCTGCCTGAATCCTTTTTATAAATGCCAAACAGGCATTTTAATAACGTTGATTTCCCGGCACCGTTTTCCCCCATTAATGCATGAATGGAGTGCGGACGTACGCGCAAGTTCACATTATCTAATGCCTTTACGCCGGGAAACGACTTATTGATGTCGGTCATTTCCAACAGCCACTCACGAGAGTTATCGGCCATAAATAGTCCTGGCTAATTCTGGAGCCTGCTCTCCCCCTACCAGCTGCCAGCAAGCGACGGGAGATAAACGGGTTCTTATCATCGTTTTCCCCGCCGATGACCGGCGGGGGTATTTATCTTGTCTTAGCGCTTATTTGACGAACTGAGACAGATTATCTTTATCTACGCCCACGTAAGGAATACGCACGATTTTATCGACGATTTTGTACTGGGTACCATCAGCAGCAGGTTTGCCGGCGGCCAGGTTTTTCGCCAGTTCGAAGGTGGCTTTAGCCTGGTTGTCGGCGTCGTTCAGCACGGTACCGGCCATTGCGCCAGATTTCACCAGGGCCAACGCCTCTGGCAGTGCATCCACACCAAATACCGGAATGCTGGATTTGTTGTGTGCTTTCAACGCTTCTACCGCGCCCATTGCCATGGCATCGTTGTTGGCGATCACCACTTCAATCTTGTTGGCGTTAGGGCCAGACAGCCAGGCATCCATCTTGTCTTTAGCCTGAGCGGTGTCCCACATTGCGGTGTCCATCTGCAGTTGCTGAGTTTTATAACCCTCATCATTCAAGGTCTTAACGACGTAGGTGGTACGCGCTTCCGCATCTGGGTGGCCTGGCTCGCCTTTGAGCAACACATACTGGATCTGACCGTCTTTGTTCAGATCCCAGGCTGGGTTGGCTTTCCAGTGTTTGGCGATCAGTTGCCCCTGAATAACGCCGGACTCTTTCGAATCAGTCCCGACGTAGTAAGCTTTGTCATAGCTGTCCAGCGCCTTGCGAGAAGGTTCTTTGTTGTAAAACACCACCGGGATATCGTTGGCACGCGCCTTGTCGATCACGACCGGAGCCGCCGCCGGGTCCACCAGGTTAATTGCCAGCGCTTTAACCCCCTTGGCGATCAGCACGTCGATCTGGTCGTTTTGCTTGGACTGGTCATTCTGCGAGTCATTCATCAGCAGGGTGACATCCGGAGAAGCCTTGGCGTCTTTTTCAATCGCTTTACGCACCACCGACATAAAGTTGTCGTCATATTTATAAATCGTAACGCCAATGCGGGTATCTGCGTGAGCGGCAGCGCCAAACATCATGCTTGCGGCCAGCGCGGCCAGGGTGAAAACCTTCTTATTCATCGTCTGTCTCCGGTTTGTAGAGGGTCGTACTCGGTATACCCGCCGCCTTTCAATTTGTAGAGCACACAGGCAGGCCTGGCAGTTTCAAATGAATTCTGTCGTCCGTGGATTTTGTTATTCCTGTAATGCTGTGCCAGCGCGAGGTTAAAATATTAGGGTGGCAAGAGCCTTTGCGCCGGAAAACGCCTAGAGCATAGACGCGACAATGTTAATATTCTGTGAATTTTCTCACAGATTGAAAACGGTTACACAACAATAAATATTCATAGAGTGACCGAAGCCTCACTTTGCCACGGTGCGACAGAGTGACGGCGTACCAACGTTGGCATGAATAAGTGAGAGCTTTGTGGCTCAAGCAGCCCTGCAGCGCCTTTCAGCGCCAACTCAGTGGCGAGCGTCGCCATGGAAACAATGGGGTAACGGATGGTGGTCAGCTTTGGGCTGGTATAACGCGCGATGGGGATATCATCGAATCCCACCAGTGAAAAATGTTGCGGTACCGTGATACCGTTTTCCTTCAGCACCGCCATGGCACCGGCCGCCATGGCGTCGTTATAGGCAAAGATCGCGCTCAGGTGCACGTTGCGCCCCAGCAGTTCAACCATTGCCGCCTCTCCGCCCTGCAAGTCCGGTGAACCGTAGGCTCGCCAGCTGTCTGGGGCAGACAAGCCCGCAGCCGCCATCGCCTGACTGTAGCCCCGCAGACGCAGTGGGCCATCTTCGATGGGATGATCGGAGCCAAGATAACCGATCCGTTGATGGCCCTGAGAGAGCAGTAAACGCACCGCCACCTCCGCGCCAAAGACATTATCCAGACCAACACAGCGGTGCGCGTAACCTGTTACCACTCTGTTAATAAGCACCATGCCCGGCACCTGCTCCATAAAAGCGATCAATTCGGCGTCACACAGTGCTTTTGCATGAACAATCAAAGCATTACAACGCTGGCGAATCAAGACTTCAATCGCGTGGCGCTCTTTGTCAGCCTGATGGTAACTGTTGCCGATCAACAGGTATTTGTGGTTTTGCTGCGCCACTGTGTCTACCGCTTTCACTAACGCACCAAAGAAAGGATCGGAGACATCCATCACCACCACACCCAGCGTATCACTGCTCTGGGTGGCTAAGGCCTGCGCGTTGGCATTTGGCCGATAGCCTAATTCCGCAACGGCCTGCAGCACCTGTTCGCGAGTCTGTTTGCTGGTCAGAGCGCTGTTGTTCAGCACTCTGGAGACCGTCGCCACGGAAACGCCTGCGCGTTTCGCTACCTCGCGAATGGTGATCGGATGAACAGAATTCATGAAACGTCCTGAGGTCGGCAGAGTTGACAGTGGCGCTATCCTACTCCGTTTTACATCCTCCTCTGCGTGAATTACGTCACAAGAAAGAAAACGTTTACATACATTTTATTAACCTACCAGCATCAGATCTCATT
Coding sequences within it:
- a CDS encoding NAD-dependent malic enzyme yields the protein MELEHESKRPLYIPYAGPILLEFPLLNKGSAFTEEERSQFNLHGLLPEAVETIEEQVERAYRQYQDFKNDNDKHIYLRNIQDTNETLFYRLLDSHLSEMMPIIYTPTVGEACEHFSDIYRRARGLFISYPNRDRIDDMLQNATKQNVKVIVVTDGERILGLGDQGIGGMGIPIGKLSLYTACGGISPAYTLPVVLDVGTNNPQRLNDPLYMGWRHPRISGDEYHAFVEEFIQAVKRRWPNVLLQFEDFAQNNATPLLNRYRDELCCFNDDIQGTAAVTLGSLIAASRAAGSQLRDQTVTFLGAGSAGCGIAEQIIAQMKSEGLSEEEARARVFMVDRFGLLTDKLPNLLDFQSKLVQKSENLAQWQVESDAISLLEVVRNAKPTILIGVSGQPGLFTEELIREMHKHCPRPIVMPLSNPTSRVEARPEDIINWTEGAALVATGSPFSPVTYKEQQFPIAQCNNSYIFPGIGLGVLAAGATRVTDTMLMAASRALADCSPLATDGHGALLPNIDDIQGVSKCIAMEVGKAAQLQGVAVVTSEEALSKAIEHNFWRPQYRSYKRTSF
- the sanA gene encoding outer membrane permeability protein SanA, with translation MWKRLIISLLIIISVLMLAAIALDRWISWKTAPYVYDELQELPHRQVGVVLGTAKYYRTGVINQYYRYRIQGAINAYNSGKVKYLLLSGDNAQQSYNEPMTMRRDLIAAGVAPSDIVLDYAGFRTLDSIVRTRKVFDTNDFIIITQRFHCERALFIALHMGIQAQCYAVPSPKDMMTVRAREIFARLGALTDLYILKREPRFLGPLIPISSIHNVPEDAPGYPAVSPEQVVELEHKLAAEKAKTQQKKR
- the mglC gene encoding galactose/methyl galactoside ABC transporter permease MglC — protein: MSALNKKTLFTYFKEGGIYVVLLVLLAIIIIQDPTFLSLINLSNILTQSSVRIIIALGVAGLIVTQGTDLSAGRQVGLAAVIAATLLQSMDNVNKVFPHMETWSIPLVILLVCAVGAVIGLVNGLIIAYLNVTPFITTLGTMIIVYGINSLYYDFVGASPVAGFDPKFSSFAQGFLRFGDFKLSYITFYAIIAIIFVWILWNKTRFGKNIFAIGGNPEAAKVSGVNVPLNLIMIYALSGVFYAFGGLLEAGRIGSATNNLGFMYELDAIAACVVGGVSFAGGVGTVLGVVTGVIIFTVINYGLTYIGVNPYWQYIIKGGIIIFAVALDSLKYAKKK
- the mglA gene encoding galactose/methyl galactoside ABC transporter ATP-binding protein MglA, with the protein product MADNSREWLLEMTDINKSFPGVKALDNVNLRVRPHSIHALMGENGAGKSTLLKCLFGIYKKDSGSILFQGQEIDFKSSKEALEHGVSMVHQELNLVLQRTVMDNMWLGRYPTKGLFVDQDKMYKDTQEIFDELDIDIDPRAKVGTLSVSQMQMIEIAKAFSYNAKIVIMDEPTSSLTEKEVNHLFTIIRKLKDRGCGIVYISHKMEEIFQLCDEITVLRDGQWIATQPLEGLDMDKIISMMVGRSLSQRFPDRQNTPGEVILEVKNLTSLRQPSIRDISFDLHQGEILGIAGLVGAKRTDIVETLFGIREKVSGTIKLHGKNIHNNSANEAINHGFALVTEERRSTGIYAYLDIGFNSLISNIRHYKNKIGLLDNTRMKSDTQWVIDAMRVKTPGHRTHIGSLSGGNQQKVIIGRWLLTQPEILMMDEPTRGIDVGAKFEIYQLMTELAKKGKGIIIISSEMPELLGITDRILVMSNGQVAGIVNTKQTSQNEILRLASLHL
- the mglB gene encoding galactose/glucose ABC transporter substrate-binding protein MglB, giving the protein MNKKVFTLAALAASMMFGAAAHADTRIGVTIYKYDDNFMSVVRKAIEKDAKASPDVTLLMNDSQNDQSKQNDQIDVLIAKGVKALAINLVDPAAAPVVIDKARANDIPVVFYNKEPSRKALDSYDKAYYVGTDSKESGVIQGQLIAKHWKANPAWDLNKDGQIQYVLLKGEPGHPDAEARTTYVVKTLNDEGYKTQQLQMDTAMWDTAQAKDKMDAWLSGPNANKIEVVIANNDAMAMGAVEALKAHNKSSIPVFGVDALPEALALVKSGAMAGTVLNDADNQAKATFELAKNLAAGKPAADGTQYKIVDKIVRIPYVGVDKDNLSQFVK
- the galS gene encoding HTH-type transcriptional regulator GalS produces the protein MNSVHPITIREVAKRAGVSVATVSRVLNNSALTSKQTREQVLQAVAELGYRPNANAQALATQSSDTLGVVVMDVSDPFFGALVKAVDTVAQQNHKYLLIGNSYHQADKERHAIEVLIRQRCNALIVHAKALCDAELIAFMEQVPGMVLINRVVTGYAHRCVGLDNVFGAEVAVRLLLSQGHQRIGYLGSDHPIEDGPLRLRGYSQAMAAAGLSAPDSWRAYGSPDLQGGEAAMVELLGRNVHLSAIFAYNDAMAAGAMAVLKENGITVPQHFSLVGFDDIPIARYTSPKLTTIRYPIVSMATLATELALKGAAGLLEPQSSHLFMPTLVRRHSVAPWQSEASVTL